A DNA window from Streptomyces sp. B21-083 contains the following coding sequences:
- a CDS encoding S8 family peptidase, with amino-acid sequence MTASHSRSRRAVAIPVGMVMASAFAFLPNIQAVAVDTEAAPVTADATSLSYVVNVFPGFGPSQYVRKAIAKAGGTIVTSYDRIGVVVVHSTNPDFAKLIRKVPGVQSAGNTRNAPLPAQSTTDEGAPKALSAAEIASATAGATAAQDPLEPLQWDLPAIKADKAHEKTLGSRRVTVAVIDTGVDDTHPDIAPNFDRAASVNCVTGKPDTTDGAWRPTTGESPHGTHVAGEIAAAKNGIGVTGVAPGVKVSGIKVSTTAGYFYTEAVVCGFVWAAEHGVDITNNSYYTDPWYFNCKNDPDQKALVDAITRATRYAEHKGVVNVAAAGNESYDLAADEITDPVSPNDATPSDRVVDPSECYDIPTQLPGVVTVSSTGAKGIKSSFSNHGLGVIDIAAPGGDSTRFQTPAPPATSGLILGPLPGGTWGYMAGTSMATPHVAGVAALIKSTHPHASAALVKALLYAEADATPCTDPYDIDGDGKVDAVCEGRKNYNGFYGHGVADALDAVTK; translated from the coding sequence ATGACAGCGTCTCACTCGCGCTCCCGCCGCGCCGTGGCGATCCCGGTCGGGATGGTCATGGCGTCGGCGTTCGCCTTCCTGCCGAACATCCAGGCCGTCGCGGTCGACACCGAGGCAGCCCCCGTCACGGCCGACGCGACCTCGCTCAGCTATGTCGTCAACGTGTTCCCCGGGTTCGGTCCCTCCCAGTACGTCAGGAAGGCCATCGCGAAGGCCGGCGGCACGATCGTGACGTCGTACGACCGGATCGGGGTGGTCGTCGTCCACTCGACGAACCCCGACTTCGCCAAGCTCATCCGCAAGGTGCCGGGCGTGCAGTCGGCCGGCAACACGCGCAACGCGCCGCTGCCCGCGCAGTCGACCACCGACGAGGGCGCCCCGAAGGCGCTCTCCGCGGCGGAGATAGCGAGCGCCACCGCCGGCGCGACCGCGGCCCAGGACCCCCTGGAGCCGCTGCAGTGGGACCTGCCCGCCATCAAGGCGGACAAGGCGCACGAGAAGACGCTCGGCAGCCGCCGGGTCACCGTCGCCGTGATCGACACCGGCGTCGACGACACCCACCCCGACATCGCGCCCAACTTCGACCGCGCCGCCTCGGTCAACTGTGTGACGGGCAAGCCCGACACGACCGACGGGGCCTGGCGGCCGACCACGGGCGAGAGCCCGCACGGCACGCACGTCGCCGGTGAGATCGCCGCCGCCAAGAACGGCATCGGCGTCACGGGCGTCGCGCCGGGCGTGAAGGTCTCCGGCATCAAGGTGTCGACCACGGCCGGCTACTTCTACACGGAGGCCGTCGTCTGCGGCTTCGTGTGGGCGGCCGAGCACGGCGTCGACATCACGAACAACAGCTATTACACGGACCCCTGGTACTTCAACTGCAAGAACGACCCGGACCAGAAGGCCCTGGTCGACGCCATCACCCGGGCCACGCGGTACGCGGAGCACAAGGGCGTCGTCAACGTCGCGGCGGCCGGCAACGAGAGCTACGACCTCGCGGCCGACGAGATCACCGACCCGGTCTCCCCCAACGACGCGACGCCCTCGGACCGGGTCGTCGACCCGTCCGAGTGCTACGACATCCCGACCCAGCTCCCGGGTGTGGTGACGGTGTCCTCGACCGGCGCCAAGGGCATCAAGTCGTCCTTCTCCAACCACGGCCTGGGGGTCATCGACATAGCCGCCCCCGGCGGCGACTCGACCCGCTTCCAGACGCCGGCCCCGCCGGCCACCAGCGGTCTGATCCTCGGCCCGCTGCCCGGCGGCACCTGGGGTTACATGGCGGGTACGTCGATGGCGACCCCGCACGTCGCTGGCGTGGCCGCCCTGATCAAGTCGACGCACCCGCACGCCTCGGCCGCCCTCGTGAAGGCGCTCCTGTACGCCGAGGCGGACGCCACGCCGTGCACGGACCCGTACGACATCGACGGTGACGGCAAGGTCGACGCGGTGTGCGAGGGCCGGAAGAACTACAACGGCTTCTACGGCCACGGCGTCGCCGACGCCCTGGACGCGGTGACGAAGTAG
- a CDS encoding CoA transferase, producing MTVLSTEYTWAALGGDPAAPARISTVVRTGVLASRLPVRESARACVGACALAAAELGALRAGLPEMPGVRVDDGAIATALVSERHLLVDGRAPVSFAPLSRFWRTADGWVRTHANYPHHRARLLAALGTSEDPESVAAALAERSSVEAEETVYAAGGLAVALRTAEEWAAHEQGAAVAARPLVERGRLDSARARVLAPIGTDPLLPAAGVRVLDLTRVIAGPVATRTLALLGADVLRVDAPQLPELPDQHTDTGFGKRSAVLDLRTDRRAFEELLAGADVVVTGYRPGALDPFGLSPEALAERRPGVVVGQLSAWGAYGPWGERRGFDSLVQAASGIAVAEGSAEEPGALPAQALDHGTGYLLAAGVLRALSDQVREGGSRFVRLALAGTAGWLTSGAEQGQRMPAADSAYDGPEAWLAERDSALGRLRYARPPVSFTGGPVDWARPPGVWGTDRARWVY from the coding sequence ATGACTGTGTTGAGCACGGAGTACACCTGGGCCGCGCTGGGCGGCGATCCCGCCGCCCCCGCCCGGATCTCGACCGTCGTACGCACCGGAGTACTCGCATCACGGCTTCCGGTACGGGAGTCGGCGCGGGCCTGCGTGGGCGCGTGCGCGCTGGCCGCCGCGGAACTGGGCGCCCTCCGGGCCGGGTTGCCCGAGATGCCCGGGGTTCGTGTGGACGACGGCGCGATCGCCACGGCCCTCGTCAGCGAGCGGCATCTGCTGGTCGACGGACGCGCACCGGTCTCCTTCGCGCCGCTGTCGCGCTTCTGGCGGACGGCGGACGGCTGGGTGCGCACCCATGCGAACTACCCGCATCACCGAGCACGTCTGCTCGCCGCCCTGGGCACGTCCGAGGACCCGGAGTCCGTCGCCGCCGCGCTCGCCGAACGCTCCTCGGTGGAGGCCGAGGAGACCGTGTACGCCGCCGGGGGCCTCGCCGTCGCGCTGCGTACGGCCGAGGAGTGGGCCGCGCACGAGCAGGGCGCGGCGGTGGCTGCGCGGCCCCTTGTCGAGCGCGGGCGGCTGGACTCGGCACGCGCGCGCGTGCTCGCGCCGATCGGCACCGACCCCTTGCTGCCCGCCGCCGGAGTCCGGGTCCTCGACCTGACCCGGGTCATCGCGGGCCCTGTCGCCACCCGCACGCTCGCCCTGCTCGGCGCGGACGTGCTGCGCGTGGACGCGCCTCAGCTGCCAGAACTCCCGGACCAGCACACCGACACGGGTTTCGGGAAGCGGTCGGCGGTGCTGGACCTGAGGACCGACCGGCGAGCCTTCGAGGAACTCCTCGCCGGCGCCGACGTCGTCGTCACCGGGTACCGGCCCGGCGCCCTGGACCCCTTCGGGCTCTCGCCGGAAGCGCTGGCCGAGCGCAGGCCCGGAGTGGTCGTGGGGCAGTTGTCTGCGTGGGGTGCGTACGGGCCCTGGGGTGAGCGGCGGGGCTTCGACAGCCTGGTGCAGGCCGCCTCGGGCATCGCGGTGGCGGAGGGGTCGGCCGAGGAACCGGGCGCCCTGCCCGCACAGGCGCTCGATCACGGCACGGGGTATCTGCTGGCGGCGGGGGTGCTGCGGGCGCTGAGCGACCAGGTGCGGGAAGGTGGCAGCCGGTTCGTGCGGCTGGCGCTGGCCGGCACGGCCGGGTGGCTGACGAGCGGGGCGGAGCAAGGCCAGCGGATGCCCGCGGCTGACTCCGCGTACGACGGACCGGAGGCGTGGCTCGCCGAGCGGGACAGCGCGCTGGGGCGGCTGCGGTACGCGCGACCGCCGGTCTCCTTCACGGGCGGGCCGGTCGACTGGGCACGGCCTCCCGGCGTTTGGGGGACCGATCGGGCGCGCTGGGTGTATTGA
- a CDS encoding CopD family protein, translated as MGLTRPTDGPSGEDRPARTPDGSRPGTGRAVAVLVLVLLAALIPLLGPSVALDGTGEAAAPGVGGIGLLRTALFAALCVPVGEMFVHRLAGRLPGAPPERARAWAPYAAGVGFVAALGLASVVSTGNLVPHSLAAIDVGGLYESRDGKLALLEVNGFAAAGLCALSARPAIQVWPLAAVAVAEALRAHPAPELDPLTGSALTFVHLTCAALWVGGLLYVLRTLPLWGAAREARVALLGLYARVAAVLLALITATGIWSTLRRMPPGTVLDQLTSTAYGRTLLAKVILVVAVAGLALWARLRLSRAADPLTACSPARAEVVALGLVVAVSGLLTALPVPIRWT; from the coding sequence GTGGGCTTGACACGACCGACTGACGGGCCGTCCGGCGAGGACCGGCCCGCGAGAACGCCCGACGGCTCACGCCCCGGCACCGGCCGGGCCGTCGCCGTACTGGTCCTGGTGCTGCTGGCCGCCCTGATTCCGCTGCTCGGGCCGTCCGTCGCCCTGGACGGCACCGGGGAGGCCGCCGCGCCCGGCGTGGGCGGGATCGGGCTGCTGCGGACGGCGCTGTTCGCCGCGCTGTGCGTTCCGGTGGGCGAGATGTTCGTGCACCGGCTGGCCGGCAGGCTTCCCGGGGCGCCACCGGAGCGGGCGCGCGCCTGGGCGCCGTACGCGGCCGGTGTCGGTTTCGTCGCCGCGCTGGGGCTCGCCTCGGTGGTGTCGACCGGCAACCTCGTACCGCACAGCCTGGCCGCGATCGACGTGGGCGGCCTGTACGAGTCCCGGGACGGCAAGCTGGCGCTGCTGGAGGTCAACGGGTTCGCCGCGGCGGGCCTGTGCGCCCTCTCGGCGCGCCCGGCCATCCAGGTCTGGCCGTTGGCGGCGGTGGCCGTGGCGGAGGCGCTGCGGGCCCATCCGGCGCCGGAGCTCGACCCGCTGACCGGCTCGGCGCTGACGTTCGTCCATCTCACCTGCGCGGCGCTGTGGGTGGGCGGACTGCTGTACGTCCTGCGCACGTTGCCTCTCTGGGGCGCCGCCCGGGAGGCGCGCGTGGCGTTGTTGGGCCTCTACGCGCGCGTGGCGGCCGTTCTGCTCGCCCTGATCACCGCCACGGGCATCTGGAGCACGCTCCGCCGGATGCCGCCGGGCACGGTCCTGGACCAGCTCACGTCGACGGCGTACGGCCGCACGCTGCTCGCCAAGGTGATCCTCGTGGTGGCCGTCGCCGGCCTCGCCCTGTGGGCGCGGCTGCGGCTGAGCCGGGCGGCCGACCCGCTCACCGCCTGCTCCCCCGCGCGCGCGGAGGTCGTCGCGCTGGGGCTGGTCGTCGCGGTGTCGGGGCTGCTCACCGCGTTGCCGGTGCCGATCCGCTGGACGTGA